A genomic window from Fusarium falciforme chromosome 2, complete sequence includes:
- a CDS encoding Alpha-1,4 glucan phosphorylase, translating into MASEQQRLPTRERRPSMGAPIVDIQGAVGPAGISRPKHTRTATGFGPGEIKSFEASIPEPQREAWKRNQSSGFTGKDGFEKEVVRHVETTLARSMFNCDEHAAYSATSLAFRDRLILDWNRTQQRQTYRDSKRVYYFSLEFLMGRALDNAMLNVGQKDTAKAGLAELGFRIEDIISQENDAALGNGGLGRLAACFLDSLASLNYPAWGYGLRYRYGIFKQEIIDGYQVEVPDYWLDFNPWEFPRHDVTVDIQFFGNVRKTTDEDGKTLSIWEGGEIVQAVAYDVPIPGYDTPTTNNLRLWSSKASGGEFDFQKFNNGDYESSVADQQRAETISAVLYPNDNLERGKELRLKQQYFWVAASLYDIVRRFKKSKRPWREFPDQVAIQLNDTHPTLAIVELQRILIDIEHLEWDLAWEIVTNTFGYTNHTVLPEALEKWPVGLLQHLLPRHLQIIYDINLFFLQKVEKAFPNDRDILRRVSIIEESQPKMVRMAYLAIVGSHKVNGVAELHSDLIKTTIFKDFVEIYGPDKFTNVTNGITPRRWLHQANPRLSELIASKCGGNGFLKDLTTLNQLEKYAEDKEFRKEWSEIKFANKVRLAKLIKTATGVTVNPSSLFDVQVKRIHEYKRQQLNIFGVIHRYLTLKALSPEERKKVVPRVSIFGGKAAPGYWMAKQIIHLVNAVGSVVNNDSDIGDLLKVIFLPDYNVSKAEIITPASDLSEHISTAGTEASGTSNMKFVLNGGLIIGTCDGANIEITREIGENNIFLFGNLAEDVEDLRHAHQYGSHTIDPDLEKVFAEIQKGTFGSVHDFSALIAAVRDHGDYYLVSDDFHSYNETHHLVDEAYKNQEEWIKKSIISVARMGFFSSDRCIDEYAEGIWNVEPLVVHD; encoded by the exons ATGGCCTCCGAACAGCAGCGATTGCCCACCCGTGAGAGGCGCCCCTCCATGGGTGCCCCCATCGTCGACATCCAGGGTGCCGTTGGCCCCGCAGGCATCTCTCGTCCCAAGCACACCCGAACCGCGACGGGGTTTGGCCCTGGAGAGATCAAGAGCTTTGAAG CTTCGATTCCCGAACCCCAGCGCGAAGCATGGAAGCGCAACCAGTCGAGTGGATTCACTGGTAAAGATGGCTTCGAGAAGGAGGTTGTCCGCCATGTCGAGACCACCCTTGCCCGTTCCATGTTCAACTGCGACGAACATGCTGCCTACTCTGCCACCAGTCTGGCTTTCCGTGACCGCCTGATTCTTGATTGGAACAGAACTCAGCAGCGTCAGACATACCGCGATTCCAAGCGTGTCTACTACTTCAGTCTTGAGTTCCTCATGGGCCGCGCCCTGGACAACGCCATGCTGAACGTGGGCCAGAAGGACACTGCCAAGG CCGGTCTTGCCGAGCTTGGCTTCCGAATTGAGGACATCATCAGCCAGGAAAACGACGCTGCGCTGGGTAACGGTGGCCTCGGCCGACTCGCCGCTTGTTTCCTTGACAGTCTGGCCTCTCTCAACTACCCTGCCTGGGGCTACGGTCTTCGATATCGATATGGAATTTTCAAGCAGGAAATCATCGACGGATACCAAGTCGAGGTGCCTGACTACTGGCTCGACTTTAACCCCTGGGAATTCCCCCGACACGACGTGACTGTCGAT ATCCAATTCTTCGGCAACGTCAGAAAGACTAccgatgaggatggcaagaCCCTCTCCATCTGGGAGGGTGGTGAGATTGTCCAGGCCGTCGCCTACGATGTCCCCATCCCCGGCTATGATAcacccaccaccaacaacctaAGACTTTGGTCAAGCAAGGCCTCGGGCGGGGAGTTTGACTTCCAAAAGTTCAACAACGGTGACTACGAAAGCTCGGTTGCGGATCAGCAGCGAGCTGAGACTATCAGTGCTGTTCTGTACCCCAATGACAACCTCGAGCGAGGAAAGGAACTTCGCTTGAAGCAGCAGTACTTCTGGGTTGCCGCCTCTCTATACGACATTGTTCGCCGCTTCAAGAAGTCCAAGCGCCCCTGGAGGGAGTTCCCTGACCAGGTGGCCATCCAGCTCAATGACACACACCCTACACTAGCCATTGTTGAGTTGCAGCGAATCCTCATCGATATCGAACACCTTGAGTGGGATCTCGCCTGGGAGATTGTGACCAATACT TTCGGCTACACCAACCACACTGTTCTGCCGGAAGCTCTTGAGAAGTGGCCCGTCGGTCTGCTCCAGCACCTTCTGCCAAGGCACTTGCAGATTATTTACGAcatcaacctcttcttccttcagAAGGTTGAGAAGGCCTTCCCCAACGACCGAGACATCCTTCGCCGTGTGTCCATCATCGAGGAGTCCCAGCCTAAGATGGTTCGGATGGCGTACCTCGCCATTGTCGGATCTCACAAGGTCAACGGTGTCGCTGAGCTGCACTCAGACCTCATCAAGACCACCATCTTCAAGGACTTTGTCGAGATCTATGGCCCTGACAAGTTCACCAACGTGACCAACGGTATCACTCCTCGCCGCTGGCTCCACCAGGCCAACCCTCGTCTCTCTGAGCTCATCGCCTCCAAGTGTGGCGGCAATGGTTTCCTCAAGGACCTGACCACTCTCAACCAGCTCGAGAAGTATGCTGAGGATAAGGAATTCCGCAAGGAGTGGTCCGAGATCAAGTTCGCCAACAAGGTCCGACTTGCtaagctcatcaagaccgCCACCGGCGTTACTGTGAATCCATCGTCGCTTTTCGACGTGCAAGTCAAGCGAATCCATGAGTACAAGCGCCAACAGCTCAACATCTTTGGTGTCATTCATCGATACCTCACTCTGAAGGCCCTGTCTCCTGAGGAGCGAAAGAAGGTTGTTCCTCGTGTCTCCATCTTCGGAGGCAAGGCTGCTCCCGGCTACTGGATGGCGAAGCAGATTATTCATCTGGTCAACGCCGTCGGATCCGTGGTGAACAACGACAGTGACATCGGCGACCTCCTCAAGGTCATCTTCCTGCCTGACTACAATGTGAGCAAGGCCGAGATTATCACTCCGGCCTCGGATCTGAGCGAGCACATTTCCACCGCTGGCACTGA GGCTTCGGGTACCAGCAACATGAAGTTTGTCCTCAACGGTGGTCTTATCATCGGTACCTGCGACGGTGCCAAC ATCGAAATCACTCGCGAGATTGGGGAGAACAACATCTTCCTGTTCGGCAACCTCGcggaggatgtcgaggaccTTCGCCACGCCCACCAGTATGGCTCGCACACCATTGACCCTGACCTGGAGAAGGTATTCGCCGAGATCCAGAAGGGCACCTTCGGCTCAGTTCACGACTTTAGTGCTCTGATCGCGGCTGTGCGCGACCATGGTGATTACTACCTGGTGTCGGATGACTTCCACAGTTACAACGAGACGCACcaccttgttgatgaggcgTACAAGAACCAGGAAGAGTGGATCAAGAAGTCGATCATTTCTGTTGCCCGCATGGGCTTCTTCAGCAGTGACCGCTGCATTGATGAGTATGCCGAGGGCATCTGGAATGTGGAGCCTTTGGTTGTCCATGACTAG
- a CDS encoding Serine/threonine-protein phosphatase → MSDLDKAIAQLRSCRPIPEAQVREICHKARELLIEEGNVTTVMAPVTICGDIHGQFHDLMELFRVGGDVPDTNYLFMGDFVDRGFYSLESFLLLLCLKVRYPDRMTLIRGNHESRQITTVYGFYDECIRKYGSANVWRYCCDVFDYLALGALVLGASNTLSPGEPVDDDTEIEVCDQNGSIMSRFPRRKPGESSQEQAQSPGGTTMDKTGPPGSGASGSSGGSVGNLAGAVLCVHGGLSPLVDTVDKIRLIDRKQEVPHEGAMCDILWSDPDEIDGWGLSPRGAGFLFGADIVKVFNHRNDLSLIARAHQLVMEGFKEMFDASIVTVWSAPNYCYRCGNVAAVLELTEDNSGMGLFARSNGDVGRSDGGVMVEGSLPPREGPARRYRVFQAAPQDSRGMPAKKPVADYFL, encoded by the exons ATGAGCGACCTCGACAA GGCGATCGCGCAGTTGCGCTCATGCCGACCGATCCCAGAAGCCCAGGTCCGCGAGATCTGCCACAAGGCGCGGGAGCTTCTCATCGAGGAAGGAAACGTCACCACTGTGATGGCGCCGGTAACG ATATGCGGTGATATTCATGGCCAATTCCACGACCTGATGGAGCTGTTTAGAGTGGGAGGCGATGTCCCAGACACAAACTACCTCTTCATGG GCGACTTTGTCGACCGTGGTTTCTACTCACTAGAGTcatttctccttctcctATGTCTCAAGGTCCGATATCCTGATAGAATGACGCTCATCCGTGGCAATCACGAGTCCCGACAGATCACCACCGTGTACGGTTTTTACGACGAATGCATAAGAAAGTATGGCAGCGCAAATGTTTGGCGATATTGTTGTGATGTATTCGACTACCTTGCTCTTGGCGCGCTGGTGCTAGGCGCGTCAAACACTCTGTCACCCGGCGAGCCtgttgacgacgacaccGAAATCGAAGTTTGCGACCAGAATGGCTCTATTATGAGCAGGTTCCCGCGGCGCAAGCCTGGAGAGAGTTCACAGGAGCAAGCGCAAAGCCCAGGGGGCACGACGATGGACAAGACGGGTCCTCCGGGCTCAGGCGCCTCGGGCTCCAGCGGCGGCTCTGTTGGAAATTTGGCTGGCGCCGTTCTGTGTGTTCACGGCGGCTTGAGTCCCTTGGTGGACACTGTCGACAAAATTCGCCTAATAGACCGGAAGCAGGAGGTCCCTCACGAGGGTGCCATGTGCGATATCCTTTGGTCAGATCCTGATGAGATCGATGGTTGGGGTCTCTCCCCGCGAGGCGCAGGCTTCCTGTTCGGCGCCGACATCGTCAAAGTCTTCAACCACCGCAACGATCTCAGTCTCATCGCCCGCGCCCATCAGCTCGTCATGGAAGGTTTCAAGGAGATGTTTGACGCAAGTATCGTCACCGTCTGGTCGGCCCCCAATTACTGCTACCGGTGCGGCAACGTCGCTGCCGTTCTGGAGCTGACCGAGGATAATTCTGGTATGGGACTGTTTGCCCGCAGCAACGGCGATGTCGGCCGCAGCGATGGCGGTGTCATGGTCGAGGGCAGCTTACCGCCCAGGGAAGGCCCTGCAAGGCGCTACCGTGTCTTTCAGGCCGCGCCGCAGGATTCTAGGGGCATGCCGGCCAAGAAGCCAGTGGCGGACTACTTCCTTTGA
- a CDS encoding CULLIN-2 domain-containing protein: MMAAKMAAPTQMPPIPNREDIGATWTYLQAGISRVMNDLEQGIDMQMYMGVYTAVHNFCTSQKAVGMNGPAMQSNHRGAHLLGEELYNKLIDYLKQHLEGLVNQSKAHTDEALLTFYIKEWGRYTVAAKYIHHLFRYLNRHWVKREIDEGKKNIYDVYTLHLVQWRRVLFEQVSSKVMDAVLKLVEKQRNGETIEHGQIKQVVDSFVSLGLDEADPSKSTLDVYRFHFERPFLNATKEFYLAESKQFVSENSIVEYMKKAETRLDEEEERVRMYLHQDIAIPLKKTCNQALIADHSTLLRDEFQVLLDNDREEDMARMYGLLSRIPDGLDPLRSKFETHVRKAGLAAVQKIQSSEGDKLEPKVYVDALLEIHTQYQGLVKRAFTDEPEFTRSLDNACREFVNRNEVCKAGSNKSPELLAKYTDVLLRKSSTSIEEAELERTLGQIMTVFKYIEDKDVFQKFYSRMLARRLVHSNSSSDDAETSMISKLKEACGFEYTNKLQRMFQDMQISKDLNKEFRDHLEGVEYTKSVDSAFSILGTGFWPLTAPSTDFTPPPEIAAEIERFIRFYKHKHDGRKLTWLWHLCKGEIKAGYCKASKTPYTFQVSIYQMAILLLFNEKDNYSYEDMLSATQLSSEVLDQALAVILKAKVLIMSGPTGEKPKPGKTFRLNYDFKSKKIRVNLNLGGIKEAKQEEAETNKTIEEDRKLVLQSAIVRIMKARKKMKHTQLVSETINQIRSRFVPKVSDIKKCIEILLDKEYLERLDDDELGYLA, translated from the exons ATGATGGCTGCAAAGATGGCTGCCCCGACCCAGATGCCCCCCATACCCAACAGGGAGGACATTGGGGCGAC ATGGACCTACCTCCAGGCAGGCATTTCTCGCGTCATGAACGATCTCGAGCAAGGTATCGATATGCAAATGTATATGGGTGTCTACAC TGCCGTCCACAACTTCTGCACATCACAAAAGGCGGTTGGTATGAATGGTCCCGCCATGCAATCTAACCACCGAGGAG CTCATCTGCTTGGTGAGGAATTGTATAACAAACTGATCGATTATCTGAAACAGCACCTCGAGGGTCTCGTGAACCAGAGCAAAGCGCACACCGACGAGGCACTTCTCACATTCTACATCAAGGAATGGGGCCGCTACACCGTTGCCGCCAAGTATATTCATCATCTTTTCCGCTATCTGAACCGCCACTGGGTCAAGAGAGAGATCGatgagggcaagaagaacatCTACGATGTCTACACACTACACTTGGTACAATGGAGAAGGGTGTTGTTCGAACAAGTTAGTTCCAAGGTTATGGATGCAGTCCTGAAGCTCGTTGAGAAGCAACGAAACGGCGAGACCATTGAACACGGCCAGATCAAGCAGGTTGTGGATTCCTTCGTGTCTCTGGGActcgacgaggccgaccCCTCCAAGTCGACACTCGATGTCTACCGCTTCCACTTCGAGCGTCCCTTCCTCAACGCGACCAAGGAATTCTACCTGGCCGAGTCGAAGCAGTTTGTGTCAGAAAACAGCATTGTGGAATACATGAAGAAGGCAGAGACTCGCCtggacgaagaagaggagcgtGTGCGTATGTACCTGCATCAGGACATAGCAATTCCTCTGAAGAAGACCTGCAATCAAGCTCTGATTGCCGATCACTCGACCCTACTCCGCGACGAATTCCAAGTCCTCCTGGATAACGACCGGGAGGAGGATATGGCGAGAATGTACGGTCTACTCTCCCGAATCCCCGACGGCCTGGACCCACTGCGCTCTAAGTTCGAGACGCACGTGAGGAAAGCTGGCCTGGCGGCCGTGCAAAAGATTCAGTCTTCGGAGGGCGACAAGCTGGAACCCAAGGTCTACGTCGATGCTCTGCTGGAGATCCACACACAGTACCAAGGGTTGGTCAAGAGGGCCTTCACCGATGAGCCAGAGTTCACACGCTCCCTTGACAATGCCTGCAGGGAGTTTGTGAATAGGAACGAAGTTTGCAAGGCCGGCTCTAACAAGTCACCTGAACTGCTCGCCAAGTACACGGATGTGCTACTTCGAAAGAGCAGCACTAGTATTGAGGAGGCTGAGTTGGAGCGTACCTTGGGTCAGATCATGACCGTGTTCAAGTACATTGAAGACAAGGACGTCTTCCAAAAGTTCTACTCCCGAATGCTTGCTCGTCGTCTCGTGCACAGCAACTCGTCTTCGGACGACGCTGAGACGAGCATGAtcagcaagctcaaggaggcctGTGGTTTCGAGTACACCAACAAGCTCCAGCGCATGTTCCAGGACATGCAGATTTCCAAGGACTTGAACAAGGAGTTTAGAGATCACCTCGAGGGGGTTGAGTACACCAAGTCGGTTGATTCGGCCTTCTCCATCCTAGGAACGGGTTTCTGGCCGTTGACTGCCCCAAGCACGGATTTTACACCACCTCCTGAGATTGCGGCCGAGATCGAGCGATTCATTCGCTTCTACAAGCACAAGCATGACGGCCGCAAGCTCACGTGGCTGTGGCATCTCTGCAAGggcgagatcaaggctgGCTACTGCAAGGCCAGTAAGACCCCCTACACGTTCCAGGTATCGATTTACCAGATGGccattctccttctcttcaatGAGAAGGATAACTACAGCTATGAGGACATGCTCAGCGCAACTCAGCTCAGCAGCGAAGTGTTGGACCAGGCACTTGCTGTtatcctcaaggccaaggtgctCATCATGTCTGGCCCTACTGGCGAGAAGCCGAAGCCTGGCAAGACGTTCCGTCTTAACTACGActtcaagagcaagaagatcCGAGTAAACCTCAACTTGGGTGGaatcaaggaggccaagcaaGAGGAAGCCGAGACCAACAAGACGATCGAGGAAGACCGAAAGCTTGTTCTCCAG TCGGCCATTGTTCGAATCATGAAGGCACgaaagaagatgaagcaCACCCAGCTTGTCAGCGAGACTATCAATCAGATCCGATCTCGCTTCGTGCCCAAGGTCAGCGACATCAAAAAGTGCATCGAGAttctcctcgacaaggagtATCTGGAGCGcctggacgacgacgagcttggATACCTTGCTTAA